In Paenibacillus guangzhouensis, a single window of DNA contains:
- the nusA gene encoding transcription termination factor NusA: protein MSMDFIEALHEIEREKGISKDILLEAIEAALISSYKRNFNTAQNVRVDMNRHNGVIKVYARKTVVDEILDPRMEISLYAAREINPNFQMGDIAEIEVTPRDFGRIAAQTAKQVVTQRIREAERGLIYNAYIEKEEDIVTGIVQRQDLRNVYIDLGKIEAALPLNELMPNEKFKQGDRVKAYITKVENTTKGPQILLSRTHPGLLKRLFELEVPEIFDGVVEIRSVAREAGFRSKIAVYSRNEEVDPVGSCVGPKGMRVQTIVNELKGEKIDIVCWSERVDEYVANSLSPSKVLEVQVFEQEKMARVIVPDYQLSLAIGIKGQNARLAAKLTGWKIDIKSETQAEEEYGRERTGETMHQDSVSID from the coding sequence ATGAGTATGGATTTTATCGAAGCGCTTCATGAAATCGAGCGCGAAAAAGGGATTAGCAAGGATATTTTGTTAGAGGCGATCGAGGCCGCTTTAATTTCAAGTTATAAACGTAACTTTAATACGGCGCAGAACGTTCGCGTTGACATGAACCGCCATAATGGCGTGATCAAGGTCTATGCGAGAAAAACCGTCGTGGACGAGATTCTTGATCCTCGGATGGAGATTTCTCTCTACGCGGCACGCGAGATTAACCCGAACTTCCAAATGGGAGATATCGCGGAGATCGAAGTAACGCCGCGCGATTTCGGACGCATTGCTGCTCAGACAGCGAAGCAAGTTGTTACGCAACGCATTCGTGAAGCTGAGCGCGGATTGATCTACAACGCGTATATTGAGAAGGAAGAAGATATCGTTACGGGTATTGTCCAACGCCAAGATCTGCGTAATGTATATATCGACTTAGGCAAGATTGAAGCGGCTTTGCCACTCAACGAGCTTATGCCGAACGAGAAGTTCAAGCAAGGTGATCGTGTTAAAGCGTACATCACGAAGGTTGAGAATACAACGAAGGGGCCGCAAATTTTGCTCTCCCGCACACATCCAGGTCTTTTGAAGCGTTTGTTCGAGCTTGAAGTGCCTGAGATTTTCGATGGTGTCGTAGAAATTCGTTCCGTAGCTCGTGAAGCTGGCTTCCGTTCGAAGATCGCCGTCTATTCGCGCAATGAAGAAGTTGATCCGGTAGGATCCTGTGTAGGACCGAAAGGGATGCGTGTTCAGACGATCGTGAACGAGCTGAAAGGCGAGAAAATCGATATCGTCTGCTGGTCCGAGCGCGTTGACGAATATGTAGCGAACTCACTGAGTCCTTCCAAAGTCTTAGAGGTTCAAGTATTCGAACAAGAGAAGATGGCGCGTGTGATCGTACCGGACTATCAATTGTCCCTTGCCATTGGTATTAAAGGTCAGAATGCTCGTCTTGCAGCTAAGCTTACAGGCTGGAAGATCGATATCAAGAGTGAGACGCAAGCGGAAGAAGAATACGGACGTGAGAGAACAGGCGAGACGATGCATCAGGATTCTGTATCGATCGACTAA
- the rimP gene encoding ribosome maturation factor RimP: MSTPKIKSVVEEMVQPYLDENGFELVDVEYVKEGSSYFLRVFVDKEGGIDIEDCGLISEFLSNQLDANDPIPEAYFLEVSSPGAERPLKKPEDVHKAVNKNVYVTTYEQIDGTKEFEGMLLSFDGEEMVIEAITKGRKSKKTIPYAKVASARLSILF; this comes from the coding sequence TTGAGTACACCGAAGATTAAATCGGTTGTGGAAGAAATGGTTCAACCATATTTGGACGAAAACGGGTTCGAGCTCGTGGACGTTGAATATGTGAAGGAAGGCAGCAGTTACTTTTTGCGTGTGTTCGTGGATAAGGAAGGCGGCATCGACATAGAAGATTGCGGCCTAATTAGCGAATTTCTGAGCAATCAACTAGACGCCAATGACCCGATTCCTGAAGCGTATTTCTTGGAAGTCTCTTCGCCAGGCGCAGAACGGCCGCTCAAAAAGCCAGAAGATGTTCACAAAGCAGTAAATAAAAACGTGTATGTGACTACATATGAGCAGATTGACGGCACCAAGGAATTTGAAGGTATGCTGCTTTCCTTTGACGGGGAAGAAATGGTCATCGAGGCTATCACGAAAGGAAGAAAGTCAAAGAAGACTATTCCTTACGCGAAGGTTGCGAGTGCAAGATTAAGTATTCTGTTCTAA